Proteins encoded by one window of Pseudonocardia sp. HH130629-09:
- a CDS encoding FtsK/SpoIIIE domain-containing protein, with protein sequence MARRPNRRERIRSAFDGFHRAASRALSAAEGRRDRAATRHAEVVAELWLRETGYDAARRDPGLSRLFDNPRLDGVLARVAEDRAHVFDRWQGDSPQTLSEIVAAATPGAAGDDPTDWKPVAGAVEPTGPVPEMWVLGTGSVEGGAPFRVAVPLLDGAHLQVVSTPRSRDRAEAMVEQLVLRTVRYFRPGAVNVHVWDVGQLAGALPGLYPLTRTGLLTVHDPTRLGRLLDQLADRIRRVQTRVLADGATSLRELADRTGERPEAWLVAVLVGNGRELPEAELRQLQRVARGGVAAGVQLVLLDAPAALPRPVETVDFGDPPGVDPADDRQPVPVRTSVTGPHVLVEPDPPVPADDVTAVCEAIAAGHEQWRGRLGAFKDMLPRRRGEGRSHDGLKVVVGHEDGIPAELSLDDHSPHALVGGPSGSGKTNLLLAWIAGLAAHYGPDEVELYLLDFKEGVSFTPFAPDPDGHRADRLPQARLIGVNINTDREFGLALLRHLSEVMRSRAEAARRHGATKLAELRAERSDLRLPRIVAVIDEFQFLFTGRDAVSAEATALLEDVARRGRSQGVHLVLASQDVSGIDALWGRSAIFEQFVLRIALPRARRILAQDNEAALALPRWHAIVNHDSGVAHGNRVVRLPEAGGPVVRDVQVTAFADFPDTPEPVVFDGARAPGYDALAARLPADGVPRALVGQFVDVHGSPAAAELSDGPGRNLGVIGPDARVAVPLLCSAVRSVASSLPDPAGVQIVLVPLVPDAVAASGALAPDLPGTVEKVSADGFAARVAELAATVRARAASGGGGGHASLLVVVFGADAAESMLDRAGTEDLRALLRHGPGVGVHVLGWWQGAQRLKTLLAPPGAAIDDLGAWVATGVQGTDLVALLGGQPLDWTPTPGRALFLDRSRHGRPQLVILTDAGGGGSDTFAGGGGSSDTLAGRGGSGTLAGGGGSGTLAGGGA encoded by the coding sequence ATGGCCCGTCGTCCGAACCGCCGCGAGCGGATCCGGTCCGCCTTCGACGGGTTCCACCGGGCGGCGTCGCGGGCACTGAGCGCGGCGGAGGGGCGCCGCGACCGGGCCGCGACCCGGCACGCCGAGGTCGTGGCGGAGCTGTGGCTGCGCGAAACCGGGTACGACGCCGCGCGCCGCGACCCGGGGCTCTCCCGGTTGTTCGACAACCCGCGGCTCGACGGCGTCCTCGCCCGGGTCGCCGAGGACCGGGCGCACGTGTTCGACCGCTGGCAGGGCGACTCCCCGCAGACGCTGTCGGAGATCGTCGCCGCCGCCACCCCGGGTGCCGCCGGTGACGACCCGACCGACTGGAAGCCGGTCGCGGGTGCTGTGGAGCCGACCGGTCCGGTGCCGGAGATGTGGGTGCTCGGCACCGGCTCGGTGGAGGGCGGCGCCCCGTTCCGGGTCGCGGTCCCGCTGCTCGACGGCGCACACCTGCAGGTGGTGTCGACGCCGCGCTCCCGCGACCGGGCCGAGGCGATGGTCGAGCAGCTGGTCCTGCGCACCGTGCGGTACTTCCGCCCGGGCGCGGTGAACGTGCACGTCTGGGACGTCGGCCAGCTCGCCGGCGCACTGCCCGGGCTGTACCCGCTGACCCGCACCGGGCTGCTGACCGTGCACGACCCGACCAGGCTGGGGCGGCTGCTGGACCAGCTCGCCGACCGGATCCGCCGGGTGCAGACCCGGGTGCTCGCCGACGGCGCCACCTCGCTGCGCGAGCTCGCCGACCGCACGGGGGAACGCCCGGAGGCGTGGTTGGTGGCGGTGCTCGTCGGCAACGGCCGCGAGCTGCCCGAGGCCGAGCTGCGCCAGCTGCAGCGGGTCGCGCGCGGCGGTGTCGCGGCGGGGGTGCAGCTGGTGCTGCTCGACGCCCCGGCGGCGCTGCCGCGTCCGGTGGAGACCGTCGACTTCGGGGACCCGCCGGGCGTCGATCCCGCCGACGACCGGCAGCCGGTCCCGGTGCGGACGTCGGTGACCGGGCCGCACGTGCTCGTCGAGCCGGACCCTCCGGTGCCGGCCGACGACGTCACCGCGGTGTGCGAGGCGATCGCCGCCGGGCACGAGCAGTGGCGCGGACGGCTGGGCGCGTTCAAGGACATGCTGCCCCGGCGGCGTGGCGAGGGCCGGTCGCACGACGGGCTGAAGGTCGTCGTCGGGCACGAGGACGGCATCCCCGCCGAGCTGAGCCTCGACGACCACTCCCCGCACGCACTCGTCGGCGGGCCGAGCGGGTCGGGCAAGACGAACCTGCTGCTGGCCTGGATCGCCGGCCTCGCCGCGCACTACGGTCCCGACGAGGTCGAGCTGTACCTGCTCGACTTCAAGGAGGGGGTGTCGTTCACCCCGTTCGCCCCGGACCCCGACGGGCACCGCGCCGACCGGCTCCCACAGGCCCGCCTGATCGGTGTCAACATCAACACCGACCGGGAGTTCGGGCTCGCGCTGCTGCGCCACCTCTCCGAGGTCATGCGCAGCCGGGCCGAGGCCGCCCGCCGGCACGGCGCGACCAAGCTGGCCGAGCTGCGGGCCGAGCGCTCGGACCTGCGGCTGCCGCGGATCGTCGCGGTCATCGACGAGTTCCAGTTCCTGTTCACCGGTCGTGACGCGGTCAGCGCCGAGGCGACCGCGCTGCTGGAGGACGTCGCCCGGCGCGGCCGATCGCAGGGCGTGCACCTGGTGCTGGCCAGCCAGGACGTCTCCGGCATCGACGCGCTCTGGGGCCGTTCGGCGATCTTCGAGCAGTTCGTGCTGCGGATCGCGTTGCCCCGCGCGCGGCGGATCCTCGCCCAGGACAACGAGGCGGCGCTGGCGCTCCCGCGCTGGCACGCGATCGTCAATCACGACTCGGGCGTCGCGCACGGCAACCGGGTGGTCCGGCTGCCCGAGGCGGGCGGCCCGGTGGTCCGCGACGTCCAGGTGACCGCGTTCGCCGACTTCCCGGACACCCCGGAGCCGGTCGTCTTCGACGGTGCCCGCGCCCCCGGGTACGACGCGCTGGCCGCCCGGCTGCCCGCCGACGGTGTGCCCCGCGCGCTGGTCGGGCAGTTCGTCGACGTGCACGGCAGCCCCGCGGCCGCCGAGCTGTCCGACGGTCCCGGCCGCAACCTCGGGGTGATCGGGCCCGACGCCCGCGTCGCCGTCCCGCTGCTGTGCTCGGCCGTCCGCTCGGTGGCGTCGTCGCTGCCCGACCCGGCCGGCGTCCAGATCGTGCTCGTGCCGCTGGTCCCGGACGCGGTGGCCGCGTCGGGCGCGCTCGCCCCGGATCTGCCCGGCACGGTGGAGAAGGTGTCCGCCGACGGGTTCGCCGCCCGCGTCGCCGAGCTGGCGGCGACGGTCCGCGCCCGGGCCGCGTCGGGCGGTGGCGGGGGACACGCGTCGCTGCTGGTCGTGGTGTTCGGCGCCGACGCGGCGGAGTCCATGCTGGACCGCGCCGGCACCGAGGACCTGCGGGCGCTGCTGCGCCACGGCCCCGGTGTCGGGGTGCACGTGCTGGGCTGGTGGCAGGGCGCGCAACGGTTGAAGACGCTGCTGGCACCGCCGGGTGCGGCGATCGACGACCTGGGTGCCTGGGTGGCGACCGGCGTGCAGGGCACCGACCTGGTGGCGCTGCTGGGCGGGCAGCCGCTCGACTGGACGCCGACGCCGGGGCGCGCGTTGTTCCTCGACCGTTCCCGGCACGGTCGTCCGCAGCTGGTCATCCTGACCGACGCCGGGGGCGGCGGCTCGGACACCTTCGCCGGGGGCGGCGGCAGCTCGGACACCCTCGCCGGACGTGGTGGCTCGGGCACCCTCGCGGGTGGCGGCGGCTCGGGGACTCTCGCCGGAGGTGGGGCGTGA